A window of Spartobacteria bacterium genomic DNA:
TAAATCATTACTAAATCGATTATTCCGTAATGAACTCGGCATCGATTTTGGCTTCGGCCTCTGACCAGCACTGTTGTGCATCGCCCTGAAAATGATTTTTTTCAGCAATATAATAGGCCGATTCCTGGATCATACGATACCGATCTGCCGAGCTGATAACTTTTTTTGCCGGAGCTTCGTTCACAACTTCTTTTGCGGCCACCTCCGTCGCAGCTGCCTGCTTGACTTCCTGGTTCGGTGCCACAACTTTTTTTATCGCCGCCTTTTTTGTCGTCGTCTTTTTTGCCGGCGCTTTCTTGGCAGCTACATTTTTGGTCGCAGCCTTCTTGGTTCCGGTCTTTTTGACCGCCGTTTTCTTCGTCGTAGCTTTTGTTTCAGTGGCTTTCTTTTCTTCCATTTTTATCCTCCTTAAATAAGACTAATCGCGGCGCAAGGCACCTCTCATTCAGTTACCACACACCTTCTCGTGTGCTATGTCAATGCGATGACCTTAGCTAACGTACTTAAATTTGACAAGTATTCATTTTGCGTAGGAAAGCGGATGTGATATACAGACCGTCCAATTTTAAAGTTATTTTCGGGTTAGCAAAGGGAGCTGAGACTATGATTGAAGCGGTATTATCGGACTGGGTTGCTCAACGGATTCACGCACTGTATCCAACCATCGATTTGTGTGAAGCGGCACTGCAGGTGCAACCTACACAAAATGAAAAATTTGGCGATTATCAATGTAATGCGGCCATGGCCTTTGCTAAAAAACTGTCGACGAAGCCAAGAGCTATCGCTGAAGCGATCGTTAATACGTCCGAACTGCCACAAGGCGTCAAAAAACTGGATA
This region includes:
- a CDS encoding DUF2934 domain-containing protein: MEEKKATETKATTKKTAVKKTGTKKAATKNVAAKKAPAKKTTTKKAAIKKVVAPNQEVKQAAATEVAAKEVVNEAPAKKVISSADRYRMIQESAYYIAEKNHFQGDAQQCWSEAEAKIDAEFITE